A window of the Lolium perenne isolate Kyuss_39 chromosome 7, Kyuss_2.0, whole genome shotgun sequence genome harbors these coding sequences:
- the LOC127318643 gene encoding WAT1-related protein At1g09380 produces MGLMPTVAMLLVQIGFAGNNLLSKMALENGASPYVLISCRSLIAALFLAPFAVYFERNKWMMITKKVIMQILLSSTLGMAVSEVLFFVGFKYTSPTVASAIGNIVPALTFVIAATLKMEPVRLQTPAGQAKVVGTLVCVGGSMIMPFYKGPLLKLWASPIHWRYAEHTTGAAVPPTNSGLGDLLIILSAVAWAAWLVMQNKTSEDFSAPYTSTTIMSLIVSAESAGVSAAVDRSLSVWNIGLGINLYSVLYMGIVGWGIMFVVMTWCIQVRGPLFVSMFNPVVLVAVAVLGWAILDEKLHVGSVIGSALIVSGLYMVLWGKGSEMSRPAQRDGQTETVSTKGLESNGKNNDVHSSPV; encoded by the exons ATGGGGCTCATGCCCACCGTCGCCATGCTGCTCGTGCAGATCGGCTTCGCCGGCAACAACCTGCTCTCCAAGATGGCGCTGGAAAACGGCGCCAGCCCCTACGTGCTCATCTCCTGCCGCAGCCTCATCGCCGCCCTCTTCCTGGCGCCCTTCGCCGTCTACTTCGAGAG GAATAAATGGATGATGATCACCAAGAAAGTAATCATGcagatacttctttcctccactcTCGG CATGGCGGTGAGCGAGGTGCTCTTCTTCGTGGGGTTTAAATACACCAGCCCGACGGTTGCCAGCGCAATCGGCAACATCGTCCCAGCCCTCACCTTCGTGATAGCCGCCACGCTGAAGATGGAGCCGGTGCGGCTACAAACCCCCGCCGGCCAGGCCAAGGTGGTCGGCACGCTCGTCTGTGTCGGGGGCTCCATGATCATGCCCTTCTACAAGGGCCCGCTCCTCAAGCTCTGGGCCTCCCCTATACACTGGCGCTATGCCGAGCACACGACGGGTGCCGCCGTGCCACCCACCAATAGTGGCCTCGGCGACCTCCTCATCATCCTCAGCGCCGTCGCCTGGGCCGCCTGGCTCGTCATGCAG AACAAGACGTCGGAGGATTTCTCGGCGCCGTACACCAGCACGACTATCATGTCCCTGATCGTCTCGGCGGAGTCCGCGGGCGTCAGCGCGGCCGTGGACCGGAGCCTCTCCGTCTGGAACATCGGGCTGGGCATCAATCTGTACTCCGTGCTCTACATG GGAATCGTTGGCTGGGGGATCATGTTCGTGGTCATGACGTGGTGCATCCAGGTGCGCGGCCCGCTCTTCGTCTCCATGTTCAACCCCGTGGtgctcgtcgccgtcgccgttctCGGCTGGGCTATCCTCGACGAGAAGCTGCACGTCGGAAG TGTTATTGGCTCGGCGCTCATTGTCAGCGGGCTATACATGGTGCTGTGGGGCAAGGGGAGTGAGATGAGCAGACCAGCCCAACGCGACGGGCAAACTGAAACGGTGAGCACCAAGGGGCTGGAATCCAACGGGAAAAACAACGACGTGCATTCCTCGCCAGTTTGA